A single Zootoca vivipara chromosome 1, rZooViv1.1, whole genome shotgun sequence DNA region contains:
- the LOC118075418 gene encoding carbohydrate sulfotransferase 8-like has translation MKNLLEKLFILFLSSLLCAFLLQPFHSWQTEIRDPEKDWLRRHRDRKASLDSICLKDTFSKGKPNPQVMEQLFVDESHNFIYCEVPKVGCSNWKKIILLLTLNLSRDSLEVDHGRVHTTHLLRRLSSYPSDQQEKLLNSSIKVMFTRHPLERLVSAYRDKLLHFEPYYVFVAKKIKTLFRGNPNSTEQVTFQEFVKFVLTQAPKDMDIHWKPMFMLCDPCNIHYDILGKYETLGEDADHVLRRIGAPDDLQYPDFKEYGTEKRTDNNITQNYFSKLSKDQMQKLKDLYSIDFSSFNYSFHF, from the exons ATGAAGAACCTACTTGAAAAGTTGTTCATTCTCTTCCTCAGTAGTCTGCTTTGTGCTTTTCTTCTTCAGCCGTTCCATAGTTGGCAGACAGAAATAAGAG ATCCTGAAAAAGATTGGCTGAGAAGGCATCGAGATCGCAAAGCCTCTTTGGACTCCATCTGCCTGAAAGATACTTTCTCAAAAGGAAAACCAAACCCTCAAGTTATGGAGCAGCTCTTTGTGGACGAGAGTCACAACTTTATCTACTGTGAAGTGCCAAAGGTGGGCTGTTCCAACTGGAAAAAAATTATTCTCCTCCTCACACTCAACCTGAGCAGGGATTCCTTAGAAGTAGATCATGGTAGAGTCCACACAACACATCTCTTAAGGAGGTTGAGTTCTtacccttctgatcagcaagagaAACTTCTGAACAGCAGCATTAAAGTGATGTTCACCAGGCATCCTCTGGAGAGATTGGTTTCTGCTTACAGAGACAAGCTCTTGCACTTCGAGCCTTATTACGTCTTTGTGGCAAAAAAGATCAAGACCTTGTTCAGGGGAAACCCAAATTCCACCGAGCAAGTGACTTTCCAGGAATTTGTAAAATTTGTTTTGACACAGGCCCCCAAGGATATGGACATACACTGGAAGCCAATGTTTATGCTCTGTGATCCTTGCAACATTCATTATGACATTTTGGGGAAGTACGAGACACTGGGAGAAGACGCTGACCATGTTCTCAGGAGAATTGGAGCACCAGACGATCTCCAGTATCCAGATTTTAAGGAGTACGGTACAGAGAAACGGACCGACAACAATATCACTCAGAACTACTTCAGCAAACTGAGTAAGGACCAAATGCAGAAGCTCAAGGACCTTTACTCAATTGATTTCTCTTCATTTAattattcttttcatttttaa